A window of Fodinibius salinus contains these coding sequences:
- a CDS encoding S41 family peptidase codes for MSAKKFIAPNIAILLFLSLFWFAGVENIVKGDDDHQKNLKKYVQTQRRILDNYVDQVKLSSLYKNSLRGLILNLSDSTANLKGTPADTTFKNVSINDLSESTRKFEEAYLYISNTFPDENMTKRTEDALSHMFDELDPHSVYISPQMGKLQDEQFAGKFQGIGVQFNVIQDTITVITAIAGGPSDELGIQSGDRIIAIDDSSAIGFTNEDVRSTLRGPKGSKVDVTIKRPHVSEPIDFTITRDDIPLYSLGASYMLDDKTGYVKLDRFIQTTHREFMSAMSDLKAEGMERVVLDLRGNPGGYLKQAIAISEEFFPSGTQIVSTKSRHKRFTSSYFSRRDGQFKNTSVIVLVNEGSASASEIVSGAIQDHDRGYIVGQRTFGKGLVQQQYQLVDSSKIRVTISKYYTPSGRLIQKPYRKKSGKSYAYEIYRREQNAKSDIEEFISHVPDSLKYKTDGGRTVYGGGGIVPDKIVQEDTSQSAAVLNYMRRKRIGFNFVRNYLDHNGDQFRNEWENNYQRFRDEFEWKDKDVQQMYSMLKDSNMVVSNADTLSEPDFKSDTLYIPQNHFQQVEWMVRGATKARLARQVWGLKKYYPVINDVFDNMLKEAMTMWDEIAKLKNGASASVNPGKQK; via the coding sequence ATGAGCGCTAAAAAATTTATAGCTCCCAATATAGCAATCCTCCTCTTCTTATCGCTTTTTTGGTTTGCAGGTGTAGAAAATATTGTGAAAGGTGATGATGATCACCAAAAGAATCTAAAAAAATACGTTCAAACCCAACGGCGCATTTTGGATAATTATGTGGACCAGGTAAAACTTTCGTCGCTCTACAAAAATAGCCTTCGGGGACTCATACTGAACCTTTCCGACAGTACCGCCAACCTGAAAGGTACGCCGGCTGATACGACATTTAAAAATGTGTCTATTAACGATTTAAGTGAATCAACAAGAAAGTTTGAGGAAGCGTACCTGTATATTTCTAATACTTTCCCCGATGAGAATATGACCAAGCGCACCGAGGATGCGCTTTCGCATATGTTTGATGAACTTGATCCACACTCGGTATATATCTCACCCCAAATGGGGAAGTTACAAGATGAACAGTTTGCCGGTAAGTTCCAGGGCATTGGTGTACAATTTAATGTTATACAAGACACGATAACTGTTATTACCGCTATCGCCGGCGGACCCAGTGACGAGCTCGGTATTCAGTCTGGCGATCGTATTATTGCTATTGATGACAGCAGTGCTATTGGATTTACCAACGAAGATGTTCGAAGTACGCTGCGAGGCCCCAAAGGATCAAAAGTTGACGTAACGATTAAACGGCCACATGTTAGCGAACCCATTGACTTTACGATAACACGGGATGATATCCCCTTGTATTCGTTGGGAGCTTCGTACATGCTCGATGACAAAACCGGATATGTTAAACTGGATCGCTTCATCCAAACCACACACCGCGAATTCATGTCGGCTATGAGCGATCTGAAAGCAGAAGGCATGGAGCGCGTTGTCCTTGACTTACGAGGCAATCCGGGCGGATACTTGAAACAGGCTATTGCTATTTCAGAAGAATTCTTTCCCAGCGGAACACAAATTGTATCTACGAAAAGCCGGCATAAGCGATTTACCAGCTCTTACTTTTCTCGACGCGATGGACAATTCAAAAATACCTCAGTAATTGTTCTTGTAAATGAGGGGTCTGCTTCGGCCAGTGAAATTGTCAGTGGTGCAATTCAGGACCACGATCGCGGATACATTGTGGGTCAACGTACTTTTGGCAAGGGCTTAGTACAACAACAGTATCAGCTTGTTGACTCAAGTAAAATACGGGTAACTATCTCGAAGTACTACACTCCATCAGGCAGGCTCATTCAAAAACCATACCGTAAGAAAAGCGGTAAAAGTTATGCCTATGAAATTTATCGTCGCGAACAAAATGCAAAAAGCGATATTGAGGAATTTATTTCACATGTACCCGACTCACTAAAATATAAAACTGATGGTGGAAGAACTGTCTATGGCGGAGGGGGTATTGTGCCTGACAAAATCGTTCAGGAAGATACTTCTCAATCAGCAGCTGTCTTAAATTATATGCGTAGAAAACGCATCGGCTTTAACTTTGTGCGGAATTATCTTGATCACAACGGTGATCAATTTCGCAATGAATGGGAAAACAACTATCAACGATTTCGCGATGAGTTTGAATGGAAAGATAAAGATGTACAACAAATGTACAGCATGCTAAAAGACAGTAATATGGTTGTTAGCAATGCTGACACTCTTTCTGAACCTGATTTTAAGTCTGATACCTTGTATATCCCACAAAATCATTTTCAGCAGGTTGAGTGGATGGTTCGCGGTGCTACTAAAGCTCGGCTCGCACGACAGGTCTGGGGACTCAAGAAGTACTATCCCGTGATTAATGATGTATTTGACAACATGCTTAAAGAGGCGATGACAATGTGGGACGAAATTGCCAAACTTAAAAATGGTGCTTCTGCCAGTGTTAATCCAGGAAAGCAGAAATAA
- the hslU gene encoding ATP-dependent protease ATPase subunit HslU produces MSTLQPTVTQKNLTPQQVVDALNNYIVGQNEAKRSVAIALRNRWRRMNADEEIRDEIMPNNILLIGPTGVGKTEIARRLATLADAPFIKVEASKFTEVGYKGRDVESMIRDLTDIAIEMVKTEMQDRVKEEAKEIVEERILDILIPPVTQNDSGNSTSGFQANDQDFNPDQASNKELNERTRKKFRKKLRDGELEDREIEIEVQKSGKSPMMQVFGPQGGMEEMGIDLQSMMGNMGGQQKTKRTVTIEEARKILLEEEAEKLIDHESAVQEALQRVQKQGIVFIDEIDKVAESSSDSNKGGGGPDVSRQGVQRDMLPIVEGSNISTKHGMVKTDHILFIGSGAFHVSKPSDLIPELQGRFPIRVELNSLTEQDFYDILTQPKNALTKQYQAMLASEDVAVEFTENALKEVAAIAAQVNEQVENIGARRLHTILSSLLDELLFAIPDDISNSDITIDKEYVNKQLDDLVKDKDLSHYIL; encoded by the coding sequence ATGAGCACTTTACAACCAACTGTTACCCAAAAGAATCTAACTCCTCAGCAGGTCGTTGATGCCCTAAACAATTATATTGTGGGACAAAACGAAGCTAAGCGCTCTGTTGCTATTGCCCTGCGTAATCGCTGGCGTCGTATGAATGCAGATGAGGAAATTCGCGATGAGATTATGCCTAACAACATTTTGCTCATCGGACCTACCGGAGTTGGTAAAACGGAAATTGCACGACGGCTCGCTACTCTGGCCGATGCCCCTTTTATCAAAGTTGAAGCCAGCAAGTTTACCGAAGTGGGATACAAAGGCCGGGATGTGGAATCCATGATCCGCGACCTTACTGATATCGCCATTGAGATGGTAAAAACTGAAATGCAGGATCGCGTAAAAGAGGAAGCCAAAGAGATAGTCGAAGAACGTATTTTGGATATTCTTATCCCTCCTGTTACTCAAAATGATTCGGGGAATAGCACCAGTGGGTTTCAAGCGAATGATCAAGATTTTAATCCTGACCAAGCTTCAAATAAAGAGCTGAATGAGCGTACGCGTAAAAAGTTTCGGAAAAAATTACGTGACGGTGAACTGGAAGACCGTGAAATTGAAATCGAAGTGCAAAAATCCGGCAAGTCCCCCATGATGCAGGTATTTGGTCCCCAGGGCGGCATGGAAGAAATGGGTATTGATCTGCAAAGTATGATGGGTAACATGGGCGGCCAACAAAAAACTAAGCGCACTGTCACTATTGAAGAAGCACGCAAAATTCTGCTGGAAGAAGAAGCAGAAAAACTCATTGATCACGAGTCAGCGGTGCAAGAAGCACTCCAGCGCGTACAAAAGCAGGGAATCGTATTTATTGATGAAATTGACAAAGTTGCTGAATCTTCAAGTGACAGTAACAAAGGCGGTGGCGGTCCTGATGTAAGTCGTCAGGGTGTGCAGCGCGACATGCTCCCTATCGTCGAAGGCAGCAATATTTCAACCAAACATGGTATGGTTAAGACTGACCATATTTTATTTATTGGATCGGGCGCCTTCCATGTTTCTAAACCATCTGACCTGATCCCTGAACTGCAAGGTAGATTCCCGATCCGTGTTGAGCTTAACTCACTCACAGAGCAAGATTTTTATGATATCCTAACGCAACCTAAAAATGCACTCACTAAACAATATCAAGCCATGCTGGCATCAGAAGATGTTGCGGTAGAGTTTACGGAAAATGCTCTTAAAGAAGTAGCAGCTATTGCCGCCCAGGTAAATGAGCAGGTCGAAAATATTGGGGCGCGCCGGTTGCACACTATTTTATCTTCGCTGCTGGATGAACTGTTGTTTGCTATCCCTGACGATATTAGCAACAGTGATATCACTATTGACAAAGAGTATGTAAACAAACAGCTTGATGATCTTGTTAAAGACAAAGATTTAAGTCATTATATTCTGTAA
- the hslV gene encoding ATP-dependent protease subunit HslV, producing MSISDLKATTVLGIIHNGEAAIGGDGQATMDDTVMKATVNKVRTLYDGKIAAGFAGSTADAFTLFEKYEEKLKQYNGNLQRAAVEMAKEWRNDKFLRKLEALLVVMSKEEALLISGQGDVIEPDDQILSIGSGGSFALSAARALKENAPNLSAREIVEKSLDIAADICIYTNHNLSILELED from the coding sequence ATGAGTATATCAGACTTAAAAGCTACAACGGTATTAGGCATCATCCATAATGGAGAGGCAGCTATCGGCGGCGACGGACAGGCCACGATGGACGACACCGTAATGAAAGCCACTGTAAACAAGGTCCGTACGCTATATGATGGAAAAATAGCGGCCGGCTTTGCAGGATCTACGGCCGATGCTTTTACCCTCTTCGAAAAATACGAAGAAAAGCTAAAGCAGTATAATGGCAATCTGCAGCGGGCAGCCGTAGAAATGGCTAAGGAATGGCGTAATGACAAATTTCTGCGAAAGCTTGAGGCTCTGCTGGTAGTAATGAGTAAGGAAGAAGCACTGCTTATTTCTGGTCAGGGCGATGTTATTGAGCCTGACGATCAAATACTTTCTATAGGCAGCGGCGGCTCATTTGCCCTGTCTGCAGCACGTGCGCTTAAAGAAAATGCACCGAACCTCTCTGCCCGCGAAATTGTTGAAAAGTCACTGGATATTGCCGCTGATATCTGTATTTATACGAATCATAATTTGAGTATTTTAGAACTGGAAGATTGA
- a CDS encoding Rne/Rng family ribonuclease, with amino-acid sequence MENQIIIHASGKQTRIALLENNELAQLFIESDQNERTVGNIYVANVHKVMSGIRAAFIDMGTPKDAFLHFSDAGDHLKEYVQMLNGRNAIQKNVRKKLEKTNFENISNYEKQNWAGKILQPGHKLLVQIVKEPIGSKGPRISTDITVAGRFLVLIPMGEYIAVSRKIKSNKERHRLKSLVGSMLPDGFGVIIRTVARGKDKGAIEDDMRNVLKKWENILERLETAEPPQLLYKDLDMTESLVRDLFAKQYDRVLVDDEETFDNIKSYVSEVAPQMIPNVELYNGREHIFDYMKIAKDVDSIFSPRVRMPSGGYLIFEQTEAMYVVDVNSGPYAAKDNQEDNSLKTNLEAAREVAKQLRLRDIGGIIVIDFIDLRKNKNRKKIYDELKKEFKKDPAKTNVIGMSDFGLVQITRQRIRPSVVNSVSNVCPTCGGSGDVVTKNTIIEDLDAWLSKFRTTTDYRAVDIYINPYLKAYLEKGFFSLRRKWMFRYWLKITLIADDTVSLNEYKATIAGSDIDITDVVMQENDIDALIANERSNGVGSRAEIYKNDDREERDSRKPRPSPSEDKSKSKYYN; translated from the coding sequence ATGGAAAACCAAATTATAATTCACGCTTCGGGCAAGCAGACGCGTATTGCACTGCTGGAAAATAACGAACTTGCCCAACTTTTTATAGAATCTGACCAAAATGAACGTACTGTAGGTAACATTTATGTAGCTAACGTTCACAAGGTAATGAGCGGCATTCGGGCAGCCTTTATTGATATGGGTACGCCGAAAGATGCCTTTTTGCACTTCTCTGATGCAGGCGATCATCTTAAAGAGTATGTCCAAATGCTTAATGGACGTAACGCCATTCAAAAAAACGTCCGTAAGAAGCTTGAGAAAACTAATTTTGAGAACATATCTAACTACGAGAAACAAAACTGGGCCGGCAAGATTCTGCAGCCCGGCCATAAGCTGTTGGTACAAATTGTCAAAGAACCTATAGGTTCTAAGGGGCCTCGCATTTCTACTGATATTACCGTTGCAGGCCGGTTTCTTGTACTTATCCCGATGGGCGAATACATTGCAGTATCCCGAAAAATAAAAAGCAACAAAGAACGGCACCGCCTTAAAAGCTTGGTGGGATCTATGTTGCCAGACGGGTTCGGCGTTATTATCCGCACAGTAGCTCGCGGTAAAGATAAAGGTGCCATCGAAGATGATATGCGGAATGTGCTCAAAAAATGGGAGAACATTTTAGAACGCCTTGAAACGGCTGAACCACCACAGCTTTTGTATAAAGATCTGGATATGACTGAAAGCTTGGTTCGCGACCTGTTTGCGAAACAGTATGATCGCGTACTGGTTGACGATGAAGAAACGTTCGATAATATCAAGTCATACGTCAGCGAAGTAGCCCCGCAGATGATTCCCAATGTGGAATTATACAATGGCCGCGAACACATTTTTGACTACATGAAAATTGCCAAAGATGTCGATTCTATTTTTAGTCCCCGCGTTCGTATGCCCTCTGGCGGATATCTCATTTTTGAACAGACCGAAGCCATGTACGTGGTGGATGTCAACTCCGGCCCGTATGCCGCAAAAGACAATCAAGAAGATAATTCTCTGAAGACGAACCTGGAAGCGGCACGCGAAGTGGCCAAACAGCTTCGGCTGCGCGACATCGGCGGTATTATTGTCATTGATTTTATTGATCTTAGAAAGAACAAAAATCGCAAGAAAATTTATGACGAGCTCAAGAAAGAGTTCAAAAAAGATCCCGCTAAAACCAATGTTATTGGGATGAGCGATTTTGGACTCGTCCAAATTACACGCCAGCGCATTCGTCCCAGCGTAGTGAATTCGGTATCTAATGTCTGTCCTACCTGCGGCGGATCAGGAGATGTCGTTACGAAGAATACAATCATTGAAGATCTTGATGCCTGGCTCAGCAAATTCCGCACGACGACTGATTATCGTGCAGTAGATATTTACATTAATCCATATTTGAAAGCGTATCTCGAAAAAGGATTCTTTAGCCTGCGCCGCAAATGGATGTTCCGCTACTGGCTAAAGATTACGCTTATTGCTGACGACACGGTTTCCCTTAATGAATACAAAGCGACCATTGCCGGCTCTGATATTGATATTACAGATGTGGTTATGCAAGAAAATGATATTGATGCGCTCATTGCCAACGAACGAAGTAATGGCGTTGGCAGTCGGGCAGAGATTTATAAAAATGACGACCGTGAGGAACGCGATTCGCGTAAGCCGCGACCATCGCCATCCGAAGATAAATCAAAGTCTAAATATTATAACTAA
- the murA gene encoding UDP-N-acetylglucosamine 1-carboxyvinyltransferase translates to MDKFVIEGPTPLQGTIPISGSKNAALPLMAAAILGDSPTTITNIPKLRDIYTFNNVIRVTGCRVDFDEDDGRLTIDPKNLTHLEAPYELVRKMRASFYMLGALLGKYGEAKVSLPGGCAWGPRPVDLHLDGMRAMGAEIDLEEGYVLANAPEMMEGGRFKLEPSSVGATVNLVLASVLRAKEFTIENAAKEPDVVLLCKKLSEMGANIEGIGTSTLTIRGVDSLKGAHIRNASDRIETGTFMIGAAMHPQSNVTLENVDVDDLGHFPETFRKTGVDMDINGDSIHIKAPEKINPTSIETAIYPGFPTDLQAQWATMMTQADGQSSVTDTVYYDRFSYVPEVVRLGAEMNVKENTVRINGKTTLKGASVMSTDLRASVSLVLAGMVAEGKTDVLRIYHLDRGYEDLEQKLTNVGANITRATQEE, encoded by the coding sequence GTGGATAAATTTGTTATAGAAGGACCTACTCCCCTGCAAGGCACTATTCCAATCAGCGGATCTAAAAATGCTGCCCTGCCACTAATGGCAGCAGCTATTCTCGGCGATTCGCCGACCACCATTACAAATATTCCCAAACTGCGCGACATTTATACGTTTAATAACGTAATTCGGGTCACCGGCTGCCGCGTAGATTTTGATGAAGATGATGGGAGACTTACTATCGATCCCAAAAATCTGACGCACCTGGAAGCGCCCTACGAGCTGGTCCGTAAGATGCGCGCCTCTTTTTATATGCTGGGTGCCCTACTGGGTAAATATGGAGAAGCAAAAGTATCACTACCCGGCGGCTGTGCGTGGGGACCGCGTCCCGTTGACCTGCACCTCGACGGCATGCGCGCCATGGGTGCCGAAATCGATCTTGAAGAAGGATATGTACTGGCCAATGCTCCTGAGATGATGGAAGGCGGCCGTTTTAAGCTGGAACCCAGCAGTGTCGGTGCAACAGTGAACCTTGTGCTGGCCTCAGTACTCAGAGCAAAAGAGTTTACCATTGAAAACGCCGCCAAAGAGCCTGACGTTGTGCTGTTGTGCAAAAAACTGTCCGAAATGGGGGCCAATATCGAAGGCATCGGCACTAGCACGCTCACTATCCGTGGCGTTGACAGTCTCAAGGGAGCTCATATCCGCAATGCATCCGATCGTATTGAGACCGGTACTTTTATGATTGGTGCCGCTATGCATCCGCAATCAAATGTAACATTAGAAAATGTAGATGTTGACGACTTGGGTCATTTTCCTGAGACCTTTCGCAAGACGGGCGTCGATATGGATATCAACGGAGATTCCATTCATATTAAAGCGCCTGAAAAAATTAATCCTACCTCTATAGAAACGGCAATATATCCGGGCTTCCCTACCGATTTACAGGCCCAGTGGGCTACCATGATGACGCAAGCTGACGGTCAATCATCGGTTACTGATACAGTTTATTATGATCGATTTAGTTACGTGCCCGAAGTTGTACGGCTGGGCGCTGAAATGAATGTAAAAGAAAATACGGTACGGATTAACGGTAAAACCACGCTTAAAGGTGCTTCCGTTATGAGTACCGATCTGCGGGCCAGTGTAAGTCTGGTGCTGGCAGGCATGGTTGCCGAAGGAAAGACGGATGTACTGCGTATCTACCACCTTGATCGTGGCTATGAAGATTTGGAGCAAAAACTTACCAATGTAGGAGCTAACATCACACGGGCTACACAAGAGGAATAA
- a CDS encoding acetyl-CoA carboxylase biotin carboxyl carrier protein subunit: MEFEATFDDKVTKLELLEDDNTAVFGDQHQSYQFSRQKNGRYLLRMGTKLYQIDNVSYDKHTVTFTLNGNWHSVTVRDEQDLLLDRLGFKTAGEIGEGELNAPMPGKILEVLVSEGDEVELGQPVAILEAMKMENELKAPIDGKVVSINIAEGDSLEKDALILEIEASG; this comes from the coding sequence ATGGAATTTGAAGCAACCTTCGATGACAAAGTAACCAAACTGGAACTGCTGGAAGACGATAATACAGCAGTATTCGGTGACCAGCACCAATCTTATCAGTTCAGCCGGCAAAAGAATGGGCGTTACCTACTACGGATGGGAACAAAACTGTACCAAATTGATAATGTATCATACGACAAGCATACGGTAACGTTTACGCTCAATGGCAACTGGCATTCAGTTACGGTACGAGATGAGCAAGACCTATTGCTTGACAGGCTAGGTTTTAAAACGGCCGGAGAAATTGGTGAAGGTGAGCTAAACGCTCCCATGCCGGGTAAGATTCTGGAAGTCTTGGTATCTGAAGGCGACGAAGTAGAACTTGGACAGCCCGTAGCCATCCTCGAAGCCATGAAAATGGAAAATGAGCTAAAAGCGCCCATCGATGGCAAAGTAGTATCTATCAACATAGCTGAAGGAGATTCATTAGAAAAAGACGCACTAATTTTAGAGATAGAAGCAAGTGGATAA